The Fictibacillus phosphorivorans genomic sequence GACGGGTTTAAATAAATCATTATAGATACAAAAAAACATAGCCCCTGACGAGGGGCTATAATTATTTTAAAAATCGCAGCAAATCACCATAGATGATTCGATCTGACTGATCGAGCTCTTCTTTTGCTTGCTCGATATATGGCTTACACTTTTCCTCTTCTACAGGTGCTCCGAACGGTTTTACATAACACGTTTCATTGGTATAAATATAATCCTCTGTTACGAAAGAACCGTTACGCAGAACGGTTAATTCATGATGTTCTTTTGAGAAAAGGTCCGTACCAAAATGAACGTCATCCTTTGATTCAATCCCAAGCAAGTGCAATAGAGTAGGTTTTAAATCGATCTGTCCACCGACCGTATCAAGCTGCTTGCCTTTTTTTCCAGGAACGTGAATGAATAAGGGTACTTGCTGCAGCTCTACTTGATTGTAGGCAGTTAGTGTGGCTTTACTCAACACATCTGCCATCGCTTCTTGATGCCGTTCGGATATCCCGTAATGGTCCCCATATACAACTACAACGGAATTCTCATATAAGCCGGAGCTCTTCAATTCTTCAAAAAATTGCCGTAATGCTTCATCTGCATAGCGAACGGTTGTAAAATAGCGACTAACCGTACCGTCTTCTACAGGGTAGGGTTCGATCCACTGTTCTTTTTCATTGATCAAATAAGGATGATGGTTGGTCAAGGTAATAAACCGAGCGTAAAACGGCTGGGGCAGCTTCTTTAAATATGGCATGGACTGCTCAAAGAAAGGTATATCTTTGAGTCCATAGTTAATCGAGTTCTCTTCTGTTACATTATAATATTCTTCACTATAAAACTTATCATAGCCCATCGTTTTATAGATGACGTCACGGTTCCAAAAGCTTTTATTATTACCGTGAAAAACTGCTGAATAATAGCCGTTTGATTTTAAAATTTCGGGCATAGCGTTGTATTCATTCAATGGATGTGTTTGAAAAACAGCACCTCTTGGCAGTGGATATAGGGAATTATCGATCAAAAACTCTGAATCGGATGTCTTTCCCTGACCTGTTTGATGATAGAAGTTATTAAAATAATAGCTAGATTTGGCAAGTTCGTTTAAAAAAGGTGTTACTTCCTCACCATTGATCTCGTAATTCAGTACAAAATTTTGAGTAGATTCGAGGGATACCATGATTAGGTTTTCCCCTTTTGCGATTCCATAGAGCTCAGGGTTGTTAACGGTATCTTTTTTTATATTCTTGAGAATTTCTTCTGCATCCATATTGCTAGCCAGTGCTTTTTGCATAGAAGACTTTGACTGAAGCATGATGTCGTACAGATGATAATTGAACGTTCCTAAGCTTTTCACAAGAATTTCTCTATCAAATGTACGGGTTAAAAGCTGAGGTCGGTTTATTTCTGCAAGGATTAAATGAACAGATAAAATAGCAACACCATATAAAAATAATTTTCTTCGGTCTACCGGTTTTAATCGATGATCTGATTTCCATCTCGTCTGCTTTAATAGATAAGCTAACAGAAACAGATCAACAAAAAAGAAAATGTCTGTGAGATAGATCAGTTCATATACACTGTTTCCGATATCTCCAACATTCTTTGTTTGAAACAATACAGGAATCGTAAGGAAGTCCGTAAAGAATCGATAATAGACGACGTTGGCATATAAAATAAAGCTATAAATGAAGGAGAGCCATAGAATGATTCGTCTTCTTTTAGCAGGTGGAGCCAGGTTGGCTAAACAAAAATAGAGTACGAGAAAACTTAATGGGTTTAAAAATAATAAAATTTCTTGCAGGAAATGATCGATAGGCAGCGTAAATGAAACTTTATAAACAATATATGTTTTCAACCAAAGCAAAGAAATAGCCAGGAAGATTGCTGCATGTTTTGTTTTAGCATTCATAGGTAAAACCCTCCTGTAGTGAAACGGAAATCTTTACCATTGTAGGCTATTTCGCTAAAGATTAAAAGTGATAGAGGACC encodes the following:
- a CDS encoding LTA synthase family protein, whose amino-acid sequence is MNAKTKHAAIFLAISLLWLKTYIVYKVSFTLPIDHFLQEILLFLNPLSFLVLYFCLANLAPPAKRRRIILWLSFIYSFILYANVVYYRFFTDFLTIPVLFQTKNVGDIGNSVYELIYLTDIFFFVDLFLLAYLLKQTRWKSDHRLKPVDRRKLFLYGVAILSVHLILAEINRPQLLTRTFDREILVKSLGTFNYHLYDIMLQSKSSMQKALASNMDAEEILKNIKKDTVNNPELYGIAKGENLIMVSLESTQNFVLNYEINGEEVTPFLNELAKSSYYFNNFYHQTGQGKTSDSEFLIDNSLYPLPRGAVFQTHPLNEYNAMPEILKSNGYYSAVFHGNNKSFWNRDVIYKTMGYDKFYSEEYYNVTEENSINYGLKDIPFFEQSMPYLKKLPQPFYARFITLTNHHPYLINEKEQWIEPYPVEDGTVSRYFTTVRYADEALRQFFEELKSSGLYENSVVVVYGDHYGISERHQEAMADVLSKATLTAYNQVELQQVPLFIHVPGKKGKQLDTVGGQIDLKPTLLHLLGIESKDDVHFGTDLFSKEHHELTVLRNGSFVTEDYIYTNETCYVKPFGAPVEEEKCKPYIEQAKEELDQSDRIIYGDLLRFLK